The following proteins are co-located in the Dyadobacter chenwenxiniae genome:
- the glf gene encoding UDP-galactopyranose mutase gives MKQYDYLIVGAGLWGSVFAHEATKRGKKCLVIDRRDHTGGNIFCENVEGINVHKYGAHIFHTNDKDIWDYVNSFVEFNRYTNSPVANFNGELYNLPFNMNTFYQLWKVKTPEEAKEKIRQQVEEAGIKDPQNLEEQAISLVGTDIYYKLIKAYTEKQWGRKATELPAFIIKRLPVRFTFDNNYFNDRYQGIPIGGYNKLTEGLLKDIEVRTGVDFFKDREELSALAETVVYTGPIDEYFGFQFGQLEYRSLRFENQLLDQENYQGNAVVNYTDGETPFTRIIEHKHFEFGTQPKTVITHEYPQEWEKGSEPYYPVNDDKNSAIFNQYKDLAAQEANVIFGGRLAEYRYYDMHQVVGSALKKVKVHFN, from the coding sequence ATGAAACAATACGATTATTTGATAGTTGGTGCAGGATTATGGGGTTCGGTTTTTGCACATGAGGCAACAAAAAGAGGAAAGAAATGCTTAGTCATTGATCGCAGGGATCACACGGGGGGAAATATTTTTTGTGAGAATGTCGAAGGAATTAATGTTCATAAGTACGGCGCACACATTTTTCATACGAATGATAAAGACATTTGGGATTATGTGAATTCATTTGTTGAGTTCAACAGATATACCAATTCTCCGGTTGCCAATTTCAATGGCGAATTGTACAATCTTCCGTTCAATATGAACACCTTTTACCAGCTTTGGAAAGTAAAAACGCCAGAAGAAGCGAAGGAAAAGATCAGGCAACAAGTGGAGGAAGCTGGGATCAAAGACCCTCAAAACCTGGAAGAACAGGCCATCTCATTAGTAGGGACAGACATTTATTACAAGCTCATAAAGGCATACACTGAGAAGCAATGGGGCCGGAAAGCAACCGAACTGCCGGCATTCATTATCAAACGACTGCCGGTAAGGTTTACCTTCGACAACAATTATTTCAACGACCGTTACCAGGGAATTCCAATCGGCGGTTATAATAAATTGACAGAAGGACTTCTGAAGGACATTGAAGTGAGGACCGGCGTTGATTTTTTCAAAGATCGTGAGGAGCTGAGTGCGCTTGCCGAAACAGTGGTGTATACGGGTCCTATTGACGAATATTTCGGTTTTCAGTTTGGACAGCTCGAATACAGAAGCTTGCGTTTCGAAAATCAGTTGCTGGATCAGGAAAACTATCAGGGCAATGCAGTTGTAAATTATACCGACGGCGAAACCCCTTTTACCAGGATCATTGAGCACAAGCATTTTGAATTTGGAACACAGCCTAAAACGGTAATCACCCACGAATATCCCCAGGAATGGGAAAAAGGCTCAGAGCCATACTATCCTGTAAATGACGATAAGAACTCTGCCATTTTTAACCAGTACAAAGATTTGGCAGCGCAGGAAGCCAATGTTATATTCGGAGGTCGCCTGGCTGAATATCGTTATTATGACATGCACCAGGTTGTAGGATCTGCACTGAAAAAAGTAAAAGTGCATTTCAATTAA